From Luteococcus japonicus, one genomic window encodes:
- a CDS encoding glycoside hydrolase family 3 N-terminal domain-containing protein, with protein MSAALPYLDASLSVDARVRDLLGRMSLAEKVGQMLQLDAQTDLEDIVLHRHAGSILHTAPERLARAHALVARSRLQIPLLVADDCIHGHSFWPGATILPSQLAMACTWNPTLVEQGARMTAREVAPTGIHWTFSPVLCIARDLRWGRVDETFGEDPHLLGELGVAMVRGYQGEGLGDPTAILACAKHFAGYSETIGGRDASEADISRRKLRSWFLPPFERVARAGARSFMLGYESIDGVPITANDWLLNEVLRGEWGFEGTLVTDWNNVGSLMTAQRIAADITEAAAMAIRCGNDFVMTTPDFFEGAQEAVHRGLVSMQQVDEAVGRILRLKMDMGLFEDPRHPHVERQREVIGCAAHREVALEQARRSLVLLRNDGTLPLSPQASTRRVAVLGPNADDVQAQLGDWAAASGQVEWMREYMPRDLVSTVLTGLRGIVPEGWVVDHERGALIGEGAKLVGYEDDQPVWSPFVAAPVDDEEVERAVELARGSDIAVVVVGDNVDLTGEGKSTATLELQGGQVALLDAVAATGTPMVVVVVSGKPLALPASALNAAALVQAFNPGMEGGRAVAELLLGRIEPSGRLPITIPFHVGQQPVHYNQVRGQHGSRYADLTQDPAFVFGEGLGYTSFAFRSLEVLKDHVGVDDELRAMVTVTNTGSRPGRETVQVYLHDVVTSATWAGKELKHFCQVDLYPGESRRIELLMPVHECSIVDAAGARRVEPGEFRLLVGHSSRAQDLVSATFWVE; from the coding sequence ATGAGTGCAGCTTTGCCCTATCTCGACGCCAGCCTGTCCGTCGACGCGCGTGTCAGAGACCTGTTGGGCCGGATGAGCTTGGCGGAGAAGGTGGGGCAGATGCTCCAGCTCGACGCGCAGACGGACCTCGAGGACATCGTCCTGCACCGTCATGCGGGATCCATCCTCCACACGGCACCGGAGCGCCTGGCCCGCGCCCATGCCCTGGTGGCACGCTCTCGTCTGCAGATCCCGCTGCTGGTTGCCGATGACTGCATCCACGGTCACTCCTTCTGGCCAGGGGCGACGATTCTCCCGTCGCAGCTGGCCATGGCCTGCACGTGGAATCCCACCTTGGTGGAGCAGGGAGCACGCATGACGGCGCGCGAGGTGGCACCCACGGGCATCCACTGGACCTTCAGTCCGGTTCTCTGCATCGCTCGTGACCTGCGCTGGGGACGAGTGGACGAGACCTTCGGAGAGGACCCGCACCTCTTGGGGGAACTGGGCGTGGCGATGGTTCGGGGCTACCAGGGCGAGGGCCTGGGTGATCCCACGGCGATCCTGGCCTGCGCGAAGCACTTCGCCGGCTACTCCGAGACCATCGGTGGGCGGGATGCCTCCGAGGCAGACATCTCACGACGCAAGCTGCGCTCCTGGTTCCTGCCGCCCTTCGAGCGAGTGGCTCGGGCGGGTGCCCGTTCCTTCATGCTCGGATACGAATCGATCGATGGGGTTCCGATCACGGCGAATGACTGGCTGCTCAACGAGGTGTTGCGCGGTGAGTGGGGCTTCGAGGGCACGCTGGTGACGGACTGGAACAATGTGGGTTCCTTGATGACGGCCCAGCGCATTGCTGCGGACATCACCGAGGCCGCGGCCATGGCGATCCGCTGTGGCAATGACTTCGTGATGACCACTCCGGACTTCTTCGAGGGCGCGCAGGAGGCGGTTCACCGTGGTCTGGTCAGCATGCAGCAGGTGGACGAGGCAGTGGGGCGCATCCTGCGCCTCAAGATGGACATGGGGCTCTTCGAGGATCCTCGCCATCCCCATGTCGAGCGCCAGCGGGAGGTGATCGGCTGCGCAGCCCACCGCGAGGTGGCCTTGGAGCAGGCCCGCCGATCCTTGGTGCTGTTGCGCAATGACGGAACGTTGCCGCTCTCCCCGCAGGCTTCCACTCGCCGTGTCGCGGTCCTGGGCCCCAATGCCGATGACGTCCAGGCCCAGCTCGGCGACTGGGCTGCCGCCTCGGGACAGGTGGAATGGATGCGCGAGTACATGCCGCGTGACCTGGTCTCCACGGTCCTCACGGGCCTGCGGGGGATTGTCCCGGAGGGCTGGGTGGTGGATCACGAACGCGGCGCCTTGATCGGGGAGGGCGCGAAACTCGTCGGCTACGAGGATGATCAGCCCGTGTGGAGCCCCTTCGTTGCGGCCCCGGTTGATGACGAAGAGGTGGAGCGTGCCGTCGAGTTGGCTCGTGGAAGCGATATCGCCGTCGTGGTGGTCGGTGACAATGTCGACCTGACGGGTGAAGGCAAGTCGACGGCAACACTGGAACTGCAGGGCGGGCAGGTGGCCCTGCTCGACGCCGTCGCTGCGACGGGCACGCCGATGGTGGTGGTCGTGGTCTCGGGCAAGCCCTTGGCGCTGCCGGCCAGCGCGCTGAACGCCGCCGCGCTGGTGCAGGCCTTCAACCCGGGCATGGAGGGTGGACGCGCCGTGGCCGAACTGCTCCTGGGCAGGATCGAACCCTCGGGCCGGCTTCCGATCACGATTCCCTTCCACGTCGGCCAGCAACCCGTTCACTACAACCAGGTGCGGGGCCAGCATGGAAGCCGATATGCAGACCTCACACAGGACCCTGCCTTCGTCTTTGGGGAGGGACTCGGTTACACCAGCTTTGCCTTCCGATCGCTGGAGGTCCTGAAAGATCATGTGGGCGTGGACGATGAGCTGAGGGCAATGGTGACGGTGACCAATACCGGCAGCCGCCCTGGACGCGAGACTGTTCAGGTCTACCTCCACGATGTGGTGACCTCCGCGACGTGGGCCGGCAAGGAGCTCAAGCACTTCTGTCAGGTCGACCTCTACCCCGGGGAATCACGCAGGATCGAGCTCCTCATGCCGGTTCATGAGTGTTCGATCGTGGACGCCGCGGGTGCCCGACGCGTGGAGCCGGGGGAGTTCCGGCTGCTGGTGGGGCACAGCTCCCGGGCACAGGACCTTGTCAGCGCCACCTTCTGGGTGGAATGA
- a CDS encoding phosphatase domain-containing protein — protein MSAELGLVRELLAHSTGEDEEGRLLALLRALDTEELNELLDDHTADRLLGALDNHLLGPRNRDAVIDLVAVQRAGELDLHSRAAVIYGLQTGRTGHRGEEAIAGLVCAVEGAELTHLKNIVNLRSDHHDLEGLVFKDLDDRDIRQRVLDHIHAQAQGMPVTEAKVLSDIDDTVFCKLHDHRYPRGTLYPGVLAFQEALDMGPDDDPLSIGDLTFVTARPMDFFGLVENHSRESLKKAGVADLSVMSGSPFSLLSLDTMAGKKLENIAHHVQLYPEYRMTFMGDSGQGDVQVGERLWQEFPEAMDAVFIHDVVDTGIQARREHAEHRVWFHDTYVGAAAKALELGLISRTRWKHVVDEAAQALEEIVWDSGEQEAAMRALFERDLADGAGMAS, from the coding sequence ATGAGTGCGGAACTGGGCCTGGTGCGTGAACTGCTGGCGCATTCCACGGGGGAGGACGAGGAGGGGCGCCTGCTGGCGCTGCTCCGGGCCCTTGACACGGAGGAGCTCAATGAGCTGCTCGACGACCACACGGCGGATCGCCTGCTCGGTGCCCTTGACAACCATCTGCTGGGGCCCCGGAACCGCGATGCCGTGATCGACCTGGTGGCCGTCCAGCGGGCCGGCGAACTGGACCTGCACTCCCGGGCCGCGGTGATTTACGGCCTGCAGACCGGACGCACCGGCCACCGGGGCGAGGAGGCTATCGCGGGTCTGGTCTGCGCCGTCGAGGGCGCGGAACTCACCCACCTGAAGAACATCGTCAACCTGCGCAGCGACCACCATGACCTGGAAGGCCTGGTCTTCAAGGACCTTGATGACCGCGACATCCGCCAACGGGTGCTTGATCACATCCACGCGCAGGCGCAAGGAATGCCGGTCACCGAGGCGAAAGTGCTCTCGGACATCGATGACACCGTCTTCTGCAAGCTGCATGACCACCGCTATCCCCGGGGAACCCTCTACCCCGGTGTCCTGGCCTTCCAGGAGGCCCTGGACATGGGGCCGGACGATGATCCGCTGAGCATCGGGGACCTCACCTTTGTCACGGCGCGGCCGATGGACTTCTTCGGACTGGTGGAGAACCACTCGCGGGAGAGCCTCAAGAAGGCAGGCGTGGCGGACCTGTCGGTGATGTCCGGCAGCCCGTTCAGTCTGCTGAGCCTGGACACGATGGCCGGCAAGAAGCTGGAGAACATCGCCCACCATGTGCAGCTCTATCCGGAGTACCGCATGACCTTCATGGGAGATTCGGGTCAGGGTGACGTGCAGGTGGGGGAGCGGCTGTGGCAGGAGTTCCCCGAGGCGATGGACGCCGTCTTCATCCACGACGTGGTGGACACCGGGATCCAGGCGCGACGCGAGCATGCCGAACACCGGGTCTGGTTCCATGACACCTATGTGGGGGCCGCCGCGAAGGCCCTCGAACTGGGGCTGATCTCGCGTACGCGCTGGAAGCATGTCGTCGATGAGGCCGCTCAGGCACTGGAGGAGATCGTCTGGGATTCCGGTGAGCAGGAGGCGGCAATGCGTGCCCTGTTCGAGCGGGACTTGGCCGACGGGGCTGGAATGGCCTCATGA
- a CDS encoding NUDIX domain-containing protein, giving the protein MTAARRLVVAAVIEHEGRILAAQRATPTELAGLWEFPGGKVEAGESAREALVREIREELGCEVRVGAEVLHPDGLWPINERLGMRVFHVSCADALPAVGSEHRAVRWCLPDELPGLDWLPAEIAVAARLAEPAGHANSGIPRSPVAILNPVAKGYPRAVELLSAGAARRGWPMPVVLETSRQDFGGGQAESALSMGADLVIVGGGDGTVRAVAERLRGTGVEMAIIPLGTANIFARNLGLSPRRLEAAVEVAMDASGRPLDLGVARFRTAAVPTQASRDHLFLVLAGLGHDAETVLATRPDLKRRLGWAAYFESGVRHLVRPPVRMMIAVDGRPAHARAVWSFLVGNAGRIPLGIEIFPEARLDDGLLRTMEARVTHLWQWIPVAWAGLRRRADSPVLVHGVARRLVIEPEEPTALQLDGDVFGPVVHLEIDVDPRALMVRCPESLRKDI; this is encoded by the coding sequence ATGACCGCCGCCCGCCGGCTTGTCGTGGCCGCCGTCATCGAGCACGAGGGGCGGATTCTGGCGGCCCAGCGTGCCACACCGACGGAGTTGGCGGGGCTGTGGGAGTTTCCCGGCGGAAAGGTGGAGGCCGGGGAATCGGCCCGCGAAGCCCTGGTCCGGGAGATCCGCGAGGAACTGGGATGCGAGGTACGGGTGGGGGCCGAGGTGCTGCACCCCGACGGACTGTGGCCGATCAACGAGCGCCTGGGCATGAGGGTCTTCCACGTCAGCTGCGCGGACGCGCTGCCCGCCGTCGGTTCCGAGCACCGGGCAGTGCGCTGGTGTCTTCCGGACGAGCTGCCGGGCCTGGACTGGTTGCCCGCTGAGATTGCGGTTGCCGCACGGCTGGCCGAGCCAGCGGGGCACGCGAACAGCGGTATACCCCGGTCCCCGGTTGCGATCCTCAACCCGGTGGCCAAGGGCTATCCCAGGGCCGTGGAACTGCTCTCGGCCGGGGCCGCGAGGCGAGGGTGGCCGATGCCGGTGGTCCTAGAGACCTCGCGGCAGGACTTCGGAGGGGGTCAGGCCGAGTCGGCCTTGTCCATGGGCGCAGATCTGGTCATCGTCGGGGGTGGTGATGGCACCGTGCGGGCCGTGGCGGAGAGGCTGCGCGGCACCGGTGTGGAGATGGCCATCATCCCGCTGGGCACGGCCAACATCTTCGCCCGCAACCTGGGGCTGTCTCCGCGCCGCCTTGAGGCGGCGGTCGAGGTGGCGATGGATGCCTCGGGGCGCCCACTGGACCTGGGCGTGGCACGCTTCAGGACCGCCGCGGTGCCGACGCAGGCATCTCGCGACCACCTCTTCCTGGTGCTCGCGGGGCTGGGCCACGATGCCGAGACGGTGCTGGCGACGCGGCCGGACCTCAAGCGACGTCTGGGCTGGGCCGCCTACTTCGAGTCCGGAGTGCGCCACCTGGTACGGCCTCCGGTGCGGATGATGATCGCCGTCGACGGACGTCCGGCTCACGCCCGGGCGGTGTGGAGCTTCCTGGTGGGCAATGCGGGGCGCATTCCACTGGGGATCGAGATCTTCCCCGAAGCTCGTCTCGACGACGGGCTGCTGCGCACCATGGAAGCGCGCGTCACGCACCTGTGGCAATGGATCCCGGTGGCCTGGGCGGGGCTTCGTCGTCGCGCCGACAGTCCTGTGCTGGTGCACGGGGTGGCGCGACGCCTGGTGATCGAGCCTGAGGAACCGACGGCCCTGCAACTCGACGGCGACGTCTTTGGCCCGGTGGTGCACCTCGAGATCGACGTGGACCCGCGGGCCCTGATGGTGCGCTGCCCCGAATCGCTGCGAAAGGACATCTGA
- a CDS encoding HhH-GPD-type base excision DNA repair protein, whose protein sequence is MTDFYLTGDPAADDLLATNDDALLLGMCLDQQIPMEKAFTGPAVIAERMGGSVDVAAIAAMPEEDFVEVCARKPAVHRFPGSMGARVHQLCTVLVDEYDGRAAAVWEQGGGPQVLKRLKKLPGFGDQKARIFLALLGKRRGLTAEGWREAAGDYGLDGFRSVADITDAESLLRVRETKKAAKSLARQAKQELA, encoded by the coding sequence ATGACGGACTTCTACCTCACCGGAGATCCGGCCGCCGATGACCTGCTGGCAACCAATGACGACGCGCTCCTGTTGGGCATGTGCCTCGACCAGCAGATCCCGATGGAGAAGGCCTTCACTGGTCCCGCCGTGATCGCGGAGCGAATGGGTGGCAGTGTGGATGTGGCCGCCATCGCCGCGATGCCCGAGGAGGACTTCGTCGAAGTGTGTGCCCGCAAGCCTGCCGTGCACCGCTTTCCGGGATCGATGGGTGCTCGGGTTCACCAGCTGTGCACGGTGCTGGTCGATGAGTACGACGGGCGGGCAGCAGCGGTCTGGGAGCAGGGTGGTGGCCCGCAGGTGCTGAAGCGGCTCAAGAAGCTCCCCGGCTTCGGTGACCAGAAGGCGAGGATCTTCCTGGCTCTGCTGGGCAAGCGGCGAGGGCTGACCGCTGAGGGGTGGCGCGAGGCCGCGGGTGACTATGGACTGGACGGCTTCCGCTCGGTGGCCGACATCACCGATGCCGAGTCCCTGCTGCGCGTGCGGGAGACGAAGAAGGCCGCCAAGTCGCTGGCGAGGCAGGCCAAGCAGGAACTGGCATGA
- the lpdA gene encoding dihydrolipoyl dehydrogenase translates to MSSHFDVVVLGAGPGGYVAAIRAAQLGKKVAIIEKEYWGGVCLNVGCIPTKSLLRNAEIVHIVTKEADKFGLTGEMSADYGKAFSRSRQVSDRMVNGIHFLMKKNKIQEFSGWGTFTDAKTISVAKEGGATEDVTFDACIIAVGATTKLLPGTQVSQNVVTYKEQILADNLPKSIIIGGSGAIGTEFAYVLNSYGVDVTIVEFLDRQVPAEDKEISAELQKAYKKLGIKVLTSTAVKGVEDTGAGVKVTIAPAKGGDEQVLEADKFLQAMGFAPRTEGFGLDKTGVQLTDRGAIAVDDNLRTNVEGIYAIGDCTGKMMLAHVAEAQGVVAAETIAGAETFPVNYDFIPRATYCQPQIGSMGYTEQQAKDKGFEVKVGKFPFTANGKAWGMGEAVGFVKLVADAKTNEILGAHMIGPEVTELLPQFVLAQQYDLRADEIGRTVHAHPTLSEAMKEAAEGVVGHMINF, encoded by the coding sequence ATGAGCTCTCATTTTGACGTCGTTGTCCTTGGTGCTGGCCCCGGTGGCTATGTCGCCGCCATCCGCGCGGCCCAGCTCGGCAAGAAGGTTGCCATCATCGAGAAGGAGTACTGGGGCGGTGTCTGCCTCAACGTGGGCTGCATCCCCACCAAGTCGCTGCTGCGCAATGCCGAGATCGTGCACATCGTGACCAAGGAGGCCGACAAGTTCGGGCTCACTGGCGAGATGTCGGCCGACTACGGCAAGGCCTTCTCCCGCTCCCGTCAGGTCAGCGACCGGATGGTCAACGGCATCCACTTCCTGATGAAGAAGAACAAGATCCAGGAGTTCTCGGGCTGGGGCACCTTCACGGACGCGAAGACCATCAGCGTCGCCAAGGAGGGCGGTGCGACGGAGGATGTCACCTTCGACGCCTGCATCATCGCTGTCGGCGCCACCACCAAGCTGCTGCCCGGCACCCAGGTCAGCCAGAATGTGGTCACCTACAAGGAGCAGATCCTTGCGGACAACCTGCCGAAGAGCATCATCATCGGCGGCTCCGGTGCCATCGGCACCGAGTTCGCCTATGTCCTCAACAGCTACGGGGTCGACGTGACCATCGTCGAGTTCCTGGACCGTCAGGTGCCCGCCGAGGACAAGGAGATCTCCGCGGAGCTGCAGAAGGCCTACAAGAAGCTCGGCATCAAGGTGCTCACCTCCACTGCGGTGAAGGGTGTCGAGGACACCGGCGCCGGTGTCAAGGTCACCATTGCTCCCGCCAAGGGTGGCGACGAGCAGGTGCTCGAGGCCGACAAGTTCCTGCAGGCGATGGGCTTCGCACCTCGCACCGAGGGCTTCGGTCTGGACAAGACCGGCGTGCAGCTCACCGATCGCGGCGCCATCGCCGTCGACGACAACCTGCGCACCAATGTCGAGGGCATCTACGCCATCGGCGACTGCACGGGCAAGATGATGCTCGCGCACGTGGCCGAGGCCCAGGGTGTCGTCGCCGCCGAGACGATCGCAGGAGCCGAGACCTTCCCGGTGAACTACGACTTCATCCCGCGCGCCACCTACTGCCAGCCGCAGATCGGCTCCATGGGTTACACGGAGCAGCAGGCCAAGGACAAGGGCTTTGAGGTCAAGGTCGGCAAGTTCCCCTTCACTGCCAACGGCAAGGCCTGGGGCATGGGCGAGGCGGTGGGCTTCGTCAAGCTCGTGGCCGACGCCAAGACCAATGAGATCCTCGGCGCCCACATGATTGGCCCCGAGGTCACCGAACTGCTCCCGCAGTTCGTCCTGGCCCAGCAGTACGACCTGCGCGCCGACGAGATCGGACGCACCGTGCACGCCCACCCGACCCTGTCGGAGGCCATGAAGGAAGCCGCCGAGGGCGTCGTCGGCCACATGATCAACTTCTGA
- a CDS encoding alkaline phosphatase, with translation MNKSFRLAAAAVALASIVGAGMAGVAEARRGNDREIRNVIYLLGDGMGRTHVTAARERYYGADGKLVMETLPNVGQNRTYSVEPGSGQPGEPDFLPNYVTDSASAATAWTTGYKTYNAALAVDAKGESHATVMELAKKAGYRTGNVSTAEITDATPAGQMSHVLMRGCQGPDYSAKACQNTEVTGKELPTTDVRVTPVADQIARNGTADVIMGGGLGRFDAADEQALKDQGYTVLGSPAAQRVATESDLNRVKAKKRQQNKVFALYNKGNLTIEKSKRENPSSAEAKEPTVADMTRKSIELLNTQKGKKGFYLQVEGALIDKRSHANDAAQTLEETKAFDEAVRVALDFAKKDKHTMVIVTADHECAGFNIIEKGTYTNAEAVTPPTNVDSGNTANNSVPSRAKSGKLDPKRSSGIVNGDGINDPANFGPATFRTPDDAAGVKDGSPEASLWLSYLSGNHTGADVPVYGYGPGSQKVAGSIENTDLFDIVGQALKVTR, from the coding sequence ATGAACAAGTCCTTCCGTCTGGCCGCGGCAGCCGTGGCCCTGGCCTCCATCGTCGGCGCCGGCATGGCCGGTGTCGCTGAGGCCCGGCGTGGCAACGACCGCGAGATTCGCAATGTCATCTACCTGCTGGGCGACGGTATGGGCCGCACCCACGTCACCGCCGCCCGCGAGCGCTACTACGGCGCCGACGGCAAGCTGGTGATGGAGACCCTGCCGAATGTCGGCCAGAACCGCACGTACTCCGTCGAGCCCGGCTCCGGCCAGCCCGGCGAGCCCGACTTCCTGCCCAACTACGTGACCGACTCGGCCTCCGCCGCGACGGCCTGGACCACCGGGTACAAGACCTACAACGCCGCCCTCGCCGTCGACGCCAAGGGCGAGTCCCACGCCACCGTGATGGAGCTGGCCAAGAAGGCCGGCTACCGCACCGGCAATGTCTCCACCGCGGAGATCACCGACGCCACCCCGGCGGGCCAGATGAGCCACGTGCTCATGCGCGGCTGCCAAGGTCCGGACTATTCCGCCAAGGCCTGCCAGAACACCGAGGTCACCGGCAAGGAACTGCCCACCACGGACGTGCGCGTGACCCCGGTCGCGGACCAGATCGCCCGCAATGGCACCGCCGACGTCATCATGGGCGGCGGCCTGGGTCGCTTTGATGCCGCCGACGAGCAGGCACTGAAGGACCAGGGCTACACCGTCCTGGGCTCGCCGGCCGCGCAGCGGGTGGCCACCGAGTCCGACCTGAACCGGGTCAAGGCCAAGAAGCGTCAGCAGAACAAGGTCTTCGCCTTGTACAACAAGGGCAACCTGACCATCGAGAAGTCCAAGCGCGAGAATCCCTCTTCTGCCGAGGCCAAGGAGCCGACCGTCGCGGACATGACCCGCAAGTCGATCGAGCTGCTGAACACCCAGAAGGGCAAGAAGGGCTTCTACCTGCAGGTGGAGGGCGCCCTGATCGACAAGCGTTCGCACGCCAATGACGCCGCCCAGACCCTCGAGGAGACCAAGGCCTTCGACGAGGCCGTCCGTGTTGCCCTGGACTTCGCCAAGAAGGACAAGCACACGATGGTGATCGTGACCGCTGACCACGAGTGCGCCGGCTTCAACATCATCGAGAAGGGCACGTACACCAATGCCGAGGCCGTGACGCCGCCGACCAACGTGGACTCGGGCAATACCGCCAACAACTCGGTGCCCTCGCGCGCCAAGAGCGGCAAGCTGGATCCCAAGCGTTCCTCGGGCATTGTCAACGGCGATGGCATCAATGACCCGGCCAACTTCGGCCCGGCCACCTTCCGCACCCCCGATGACGCCGCCGGCGTCAAGGACGGCTCCCCGGAGGCCAGCCTCTGGCTGAGCTACCTGTCGGGCAACCACACCGGTGCCGACGTGCCTGTCTACGGCTACGGCCCGGGTTCGCAGAAGGTTGCCGGTTCCATCGAGAACACCGACCTGTTCGACATCGTCGGCCAGGCCCTGAAGGTCACCCGCTGA
- a CDS encoding helix-turn-helix domain-containing protein produces the protein MTETTPASIGRLIRDARKQRGLTQHQLADVLNTSQSAVHRIEAGNQNLSLEMINRIAEALESPLITPASSGTMNFRIQGGAKLSGSIEVRSSKNAAVALLCGSLINRGKTVLRGIARIEEVNRLLEVLTSIGVEATWNDDHTDLTLRRPDVLDLEAMDVAAARRTRSIIMFMGPLLHQYPDFSLPYAGGCNLGARTIEPHLQVLRPFGLEVEATEGFYKAHTDSSKVKEVRQITLTERGDTVTENALLAAAQTPGVTVLRNASSNYMVQDVCVFLQMLGVTIEGIGTTTLRITGVDRIDTDVEYHISEDPIEAMSLLTAAIVTDSELTITRCPIEFLEIELAVLEEMGLQYSMTDEYTSSNGYTRLVDITVHPSTLRAAADKIHPLPFPGLNIDNLPFFAVIAAVAEGQSLIHDWVYENRAIHLLELNKLGANVQLLDPHRLIVVGPTRWRGRDLVCPPALRPAVCLLLAALAARGETVLRDVYVINRGYEDLPMRLSKLGATIEVFHE, from the coding sequence GTGACTGAGACAACTCCTGCCTCCATCGGCCGACTGATCCGTGACGCGCGCAAGCAGCGTGGACTCACGCAGCACCAGCTCGCCGACGTGCTGAACACGTCGCAGAGCGCCGTCCACCGGATCGAGGCCGGCAACCAGAACCTGAGCCTCGAGATGATCAACCGGATCGCCGAGGCCCTCGAATCGCCACTCATCACGCCCGCGAGCAGCGGCACCATGAACTTCCGGATCCAGGGTGGCGCCAAGCTCTCCGGCTCCATCGAGGTGCGCTCCAGCAAGAATGCTGCCGTCGCCCTGCTCTGCGGCTCGCTGATCAACCGTGGCAAGACCGTGCTGCGTGGCATCGCCCGGATCGAGGAGGTGAACCGCCTGCTCGAGGTGCTCACCAGCATCGGCGTCGAGGCCACCTGGAATGACGACCACACCGACCTGACGCTGCGTCGCCCGGACGTGCTGGACCTCGAGGCCATGGACGTTGCCGCGGCCCGCCGCACCCGCAGCATCATCATGTTCATGGGCCCGCTGCTGCACCAGTACCCGGACTTCAGCCTTCCCTATGCCGGCGGCTGCAACCTGGGCGCCCGCACCATCGAGCCCCACCTGCAGGTGCTGCGTCCCTTCGGCCTGGAGGTCGAGGCCACCGAGGGCTTCTACAAGGCCCACACGGATTCCTCGAAGGTGAAGGAGGTGCGGCAGATCACGCTCACCGAGCGCGGCGACACCGTCACCGAGAATGCCTTGCTGGCCGCCGCGCAGACCCCGGGGGTCACCGTGCTGCGCAATGCCTCGTCCAACTACATGGTCCAGGACGTGTGCGTCTTCCTGCAGATGCTGGGCGTCACCATCGAGGGCATTGGCACCACCACGCTGCGCATCACCGGCGTCGACCGGATCGACACCGATGTGGAGTACCACATCAGCGAGGACCCCATCGAGGCGATGAGCCTGCTGACCGCGGCCATCGTCACCGACAGCGAGCTGACGATCACTCGCTGCCCGATCGAGTTCCTCGAGATCGAGCTCGCCGTGCTCGAGGAGATGGGCCTGCAGTACTCGATGACCGACGAGTACACCAGCAGCAATGGCTACACCCGCCTGGTGGACATCACCGTCCACCCGTCGACGCTGCGCGCCGCGGCGGACAAGATCCACCCGCTGCCCTTCCCCGGTCTCAACATCGACAACCTGCCCTTCTTCGCCGTGATCGCGGCCGTCGCCGAGGGCCAGTCGCTGATCCATGACTGGGTCTACGAGAACCGGGCCATCCACCTGCTCGAACTGAACAAGCTCGGTGCGAATGTGCAGCTGCTGGACCCGCACCGCTTGATCGTGGTCGGCCCGACCCGCTGGCGCGGCCGGGACCTGGTCTGCCCGCCGGCGCTGCGCCCGGCCGTCTGCCTGCTGTTGGCCGCACTGGCCGCCCGCGGCGAGACCGTGCTGCGCGATGTCTACGTGATCAACCGTGGCTACGAGGACCTGCCGATGCGGCTCAGCAAGCTCGGTGCCACCATCGAGGTCTTCCACGAGTGA
- a CDS encoding 2'-5' RNA ligase family protein: MPQWPGHAVLQVPVPELEDFVRERTAHYDTGFLGASEVPGQCHVHAHVTALGPFLSPPDVRIVRGIAARTAAFGHTLSRIEVFPDGIIHAVPEPKAPFRALTAALREAFPEVIPYGGLHEVNPHVTLDAVGPGVDVEWVRECLSRVLPCSSRAEALDLVWYEQGNTRLMERFALA; encoded by the coding sequence ATGCCCCAGTGGCCGGGGCATGCGGTGCTGCAGGTACCGGTGCCGGAGCTGGAGGACTTCGTCAGGGAACGCACCGCGCACTACGACACCGGATTCCTGGGCGCATCGGAGGTGCCGGGGCAGTGCCACGTCCATGCGCACGTCACCGCGCTGGGGCCCTTCCTTTCACCTCCCGATGTCCGCATCGTGCGAGGGATCGCGGCCCGAACGGCCGCCTTCGGACACACCCTGAGCCGGATTGAGGTCTTCCCGGATGGCATCATCCACGCCGTCCCGGAGCCCAAGGCACCCTTTCGGGCGCTCACCGCGGCGCTGCGCGAGGCCTTCCCCGAGGTGATTCCCTATGGCGGGCTGCACGAGGTCAACCCCCACGTGACACTCGATGCCGTCGGTCCGGGCGTCGACGTCGAGTGGGTTCGGGAATGCTTGAGCCGGGTGCTGCCCTGCTCGTCTCGTGCCGAGGCGCTGGACCTCGTCTGGTACGAACAGGGGAACACCCGGCTCATGGAGCGTTTCGCCCTGGCGTGA